A region from the Sulfitobacter sp. D7 genome encodes:
- a CDS encoding SIMPL domain-containing protein gives MRLMNWVALAWMAGAGLVSAQQGPEEGIIVTGQGSIAAVPDMATITLGVTEEAETAKAAMDKVTEAVSAILTQLDAQGIAAKDRQTSRFYLRPVHDRRPVENGAPPRITGYQAGNSVTVKVRDLDRLGAMMDAVIDEGANDFNGLDFGLQDPKGALAEARKAAVADATERARQLADAAGVKLGTLIRMTENSHSQPKMFEAARMGMAMDSAVAEGEVELQAEVSMTFAIAPGQ, from the coding sequence ATGCGACTGATGAATTGGGTGGCACTGGCGTGGATGGCGGGGGCGGGGCTGGTCTCGGCCCAGCAGGGACCGGAAGAGGGGATTATCGTCACCGGCCAAGGCAGCATCGCCGCCGTGCCCGACATGGCGACGATCACGCTGGGCGTGACCGAAGAGGCCGAGACCGCCAAAGCCGCGATGGACAAGGTGACCGAAGCGGTATCTGCGATCCTGACCCAGCTTGACGCGCAGGGCATCGCGGCGAAGGACCGTCAGACCAGCCGCTTCTACCTGCGCCCCGTGCATGACCGCCGCCCCGTCGAAAATGGCGCCCCGCCGCGCATCACCGGCTATCAAGCGGGCAATTCGGTGACCGTAAAGGTCCGCGATCTGGACCGGCTTGGTGCGATGATGGACGCGGTGATCGACGAAGGTGCGAATGATTTCAACGGCTTGGACTTTGGTCTTCAAGATCCGAAAGGCGCGTTGGCAGAGGCGCGCAAAGCCGCGGTTGCCGATGCCACCGAACGCGCCCGGCAATTGGCCGATGCCGCGGGGGTGAAGCTGGGCACGCTGATCCGCATGACCGAGAATTCGCATTCCCAGCCTAAGATGTTCGAGGCCGCCCGCATGGGCATGGCGATGGACAGTGCCGTGGCCGAAGGCGAGGTCGAGCTGCAGGCCGAGGTCTCCATGACCTTCGCGATTGCGCCGGGGCAGTAA
- a CDS encoding O-acetylhomoserine aminocarboxypropyltransferase/cysteine synthase family protein, with protein sequence MADSPKHQFDTLQIHAGATPDPATGARQTPIYQTTAYVFRDADHAAALFNLQEVGYIYSRLTNPTNAVLQERIATLEGGVGAVCCSSGHAAQIMALFPLMGPGKNIVASTRLYGGTVTQFSHTIKRFGWSCKFVDFDDPQAVADAIDDDTRAVFGEAIANPGGYIMDVRAIADVADAAGIPLIIDNTSATPYLCRPIEHGATLVVHSTTKYLTGNGTVMGGCVVDSGKFDWSANDKFPSLSQPEEAYHGMKFHETFGAMAFTFHGIAIGLRDLGMTMNPQAAHYTLMGIETLSLRMDRHVQNAVKVAEWLEQDDRVDYVTYAGLKSSPYHERMQKVCPKGAGGLFTFAVKGGYDACVKLVNSLEIFSHVANLGDTRSLIIHSASTTHRQLTQEQQEAAGAGPGVVRISIGTEDADDLIADLDQALTKATS encoded by the coding sequence ATGGCCGACAGCCCCAAACATCAATTTGACACGTTGCAGATTCACGCAGGCGCCACACCCGACCCGGCCACCGGTGCGCGGCAGACGCCGATCTACCAGACCACGGCCTATGTCTTTCGCGATGCCGATCACGCGGCGGCGCTCTTTAACCTGCAAGAAGTCGGCTATATCTATTCGCGCCTGACCAACCCCACCAACGCCGTCCTGCAAGAGCGGATTGCCACGCTCGAAGGCGGTGTGGGGGCGGTCTGCTGCTCCTCGGGTCACGCGGCGCAGATCATGGCGCTGTTCCCGCTGATGGGACCGGGCAAGAATATCGTCGCCTCCACCCGTCTTTATGGCGGCACGGTCACGCAGTTCAGCCACACGATCAAACGCTTCGGTTGGTCCTGCAAGTTTGTCGATTTCGACGATCCGCAAGCCGTCGCCGATGCGATCGACGACGACACCCGCGCGGTCTTTGGTGAGGCCATCGCCAACCCCGGCGGCTATATCATGGATGTGCGCGCCATTGCCGATGTGGCCGATGCGGCGGGCATTCCGCTGATCATCGACAACACCAGCGCCACGCCCTACCTCTGCCGCCCGATTGAGCATGGCGCGACGCTGGTGGTGCATTCCACCACCAAATACCTCACCGGGAACGGCACCGTCATGGGCGGCTGCGTCGTGGATTCGGGCAAATTCGACTGGTCCGCGAATGACAAATTCCCCTCGCTCAGCCAGCCCGAGGAAGCCTATCACGGGATGAAGTTCCACGAGACCTTCGGCGCGATGGCCTTCACCTTCCACGGCATCGCCATCGGGCTGCGTGATCTGGGGATGACGATGAACCCACAGGCGGCCCACTACACGCTCATGGGGATCGAGACCCTGTCACTGCGGATGGACCGCCATGTGCAAAACGCGGTCAAGGTTGCCGAATGGCTCGAACAGGACGACCGCGTTGATTACGTCACCTACGCCGGGCTGAAATCCTCGCCCTATCACGAGCGGATGCAAAAGGTCTGCCCCAAGGGCGCGGGCGGGCTTTTCACCTTTGCGGTCAAAGGCGGTTATGACGCCTGCGTGAAACTGGTCAACAGCCTTGAAATCTTTAGCCATGTGGCGAACTTGGGCGATACGCGCTCGCTGATCATCCACTCGGCATCGACCACCCACCGCCAGCTGACGCAAGAGCAGCAAGAAGCGGCAGGGGCCGGGCCGGGCGTGGTGCGTATCTCAATCGGGACAGAAGACGCCGACGATCTGATCGCCGATCTGGATCAGGCGCTGACCAAAGCGACCAGCTAA